One window of Leptotrichia trevisanii DSM 22070 genomic DNA carries:
- a CDS encoding spherulation-specific family 4 protein: MNKKEISYDFLEISNRCINRVVKEETFTKKIKKAGKKTNYSSAKYKLEIKKESKNRFNKKFGNIVNKKIVSDKRIIVTSLMTGIASLLNAESTETLKPSGYTVNYMANTGTDEKIDKKSNFENAENILISQNLNKTVANNEKLDKIKVRAATKEDNIRFSFNTKFDMLLSKRNSKNGADSSNNLKSTGNASLAPSNSSSGIGTSSTQLTPSTQTTRVINQQILIPMYKYPHLNDPYWQQVTNMGGSKIPYVVVNPASGPGTSVDSNYVRQISSNINSGIKNIAYVATGYQSRSTADIMADIDKYGSLYGISNFSGVFLDEVASGTDANARYMENVYKSIKSKYPNLMVVGNPGKSITDSIVPYSDIFVTKEVSANTYLNNYHAPTSAFENNPANANRIMHIIYGATPAQYDEIIRLSRERNVGWLYIVNDTNYNNLPTNFSSLVDNINTPLVVPVLSQNSNKLMTRVISPSASSTQVPLEAPRSKVNLDLVKNVKSSIFQNLQNTEEGKTDVDFTFIGNFSTDYKDKKSSVEYDSDSRGILISLMKNFGKFTVGGGMGYQDSKVNYKGNFEGIDEKIKSHQFILSGKYEFNENIDLTNVLTYSGNSHKFKTETGAGLMNNVKYKSRILDYTTKLGYKFSIDNGFVKPYIGLAAIRVSEGRMDKLDISESKKSGLEWLFGVYAEKTIGQFNIFGKAEYELRGKKGSYHGERKYGNYKIAPLSYSRGVFNAELGTNYRINDYVKASLGYGLADSKNSSIKLELEASF; this comes from the coding sequence ATGAATAAAAAAGAAATTTCATATGATTTTTTAGAAATTAGTAACAGGTGTATAAATAGAGTTGTAAAAGAGGAAACTTTTACAAAAAAAATTAAAAAGGCTGGAAAGAAGACAAATTACAGCAGTGCAAAATATAAACTGGAAATTAAAAAAGAGAGTAAAAACAGATTTAATAAAAAGTTTGGAAATATTGTGAATAAAAAAATTGTTTCAGACAAAAGAATAATTGTAACATCGTTAATGACAGGTATTGCAAGTTTATTGAATGCAGAATCAACTGAAACTTTAAAGCCGTCTGGATATACAGTAAATTATATGGCAAATACAGGAACTGATGAAAAAATTGATAAAAAGTCAAATTTTGAAAATGCAGAAAATATTTTGATAAGCCAGAATTTGAATAAAACTGTAGCAAATAATGAAAAATTGGATAAAATTAAGGTAAGAGCTGCAACAAAGGAGGATAATATCAGATTTTCATTCAATACAAAATTTGATATGCTGTTATCGAAACGAAATTCAAAAAATGGAGCTGATAGCAGTAATAACTTGAAAAGTACAGGAAACGCTTCTTTGGCACCTTCAAATTCAAGTTCAGGTATAGGAACTTCATCAACACAATTAACACCATCGACACAGACAACCAGGGTAATAAATCAGCAAATATTGATACCGATGTACAAATATCCTCACTTAAATGATCCTTATTGGCAGCAAGTGACAAATATGGGTGGTTCAAAAATACCTTATGTTGTGGTAAATCCAGCAAGCGGGCCAGGAACGTCAGTTGATTCAAATTATGTTCGGCAAATTTCGTCAAACATTAATTCGGGAATAAAAAATATAGCTTATGTGGCGACAGGTTATCAATCAAGAAGTACAGCAGATATTATGGCAGATATTGATAAATATGGAAGTTTATATGGAATAAGCAATTTTTCGGGAGTTTTTCTGGATGAAGTGGCAAGTGGGACAGATGCAAATGCAAGATATATGGAAAATGTATATAAAAGCATAAAATCCAAATATCCTAATTTAATGGTTGTCGGAAATCCCGGGAAAAGCATAACTGATTCAATTGTACCGTATTCAGATATATTTGTAACAAAGGAAGTCAGTGCTAATACATATTTAAATAATTATCATGCACCAACTTCAGCCTTTGAAAATAATCCTGCGAATGCAAATCGTATTATGCACATTATTTATGGGGCAACTCCAGCACAATATGATGAAATTATAAGATTGTCAAGAGAAAGAAATGTTGGATGGCTATATATTGTAAATGATACAAACTATAATAATTTGCCAACCAATTTTTCATCATTAGTTGATAACATAAATACTCCTTTAGTTGTTCCTGTACTTTCACAAAATTCTAATAAACTGATGACTAGAGTTATTTCGCCTTCAGCTTCTTCAACACAAGTGCCATTAGAAGCACCAAGATCAAAAGTTAATCTTGATTTAGTAAAAAATGTTAAATCGTCTATTTTTCAAAATCTACAGAATACAGAAGAAGGCAAGACAGACGTTGATTTTACATTCATTGGTAACTTTAGTACAGACTACAAAGATAAGAAAAGCAGTGTGGAATACGATTCAGACAGCAGAGGAATATTAATTTCACTTATGAAAAATTTTGGTAAGTTTACAGTTGGTGGAGGTATGGGCTATCAGGATTCAAAAGTAAATTATAAAGGAAATTTTGAGGGAATAGATGAAAAAATAAAGTCACATCAGTTTATATTAAGTGGAAAATATGAGTTCAATGAAAACATTGACTTAACAAATGTATTAACATATTCTGGCAACAGCCATAAATTTAAAACAGAAACAGGTGCTGGACTGATGAATAACGTAAAATACAAATCACGAATTTTGGATTATACTACGAAATTAGGATATAAATTTTCTATAGATAATGGATTTGTAAAACCATACATAGGTTTGGCAGCAATAAGAGTTTCTGAAGGCAGAATGGATAAACTGGATATTTCGGAATCGAAAAAAAGTGGTTTAGAATGGTTATTTGGAGTGTATGCTGAAAAAACAATTGGACAATTTAATATATTCGGAAAGGCTGAATACGAACTTAGAGGTAAAAAAGGCTCATATCACGGCGAAAGAAAATATGGAAATTATAAAATCGCACCTTTGTCCTATTCAAGAGGTGTATTTAATGCTGAACTGGGGACAAATTATAGAATAAATGATTATGTAAAAGCAAGTCTTGGATATGGACTGGCAGATTCAAAAAATAGCTCAATAAAATTAGAATTAGAAGCAAGTTTTTAG
- the thrB gene encoding homoserine kinase — protein sequence MGLKFKVKVPGTSANIGVGYDCLGVALDYFLELEVEESDKIEFLENGEPFSIPIEENLIFEAIKYTEKHLVKNIPSYKVNIVKNDIPISRGLGSSSSAIVAGILIANKFAGDVLDINEVAKLAVEMEGHPDNVVPAIFGGMVLTAHDKENLVYSSLINSDDLCFYVMIPDFKLSTEKARSVLPKMYLVSDAINNISKLGLLVNAFNKGEYDNLRFLLGDKIHQPYRFALINDSKKIFEASKKHGALGEYISGAGPTLISLNYDNEEFLENMKKELAELSDNWTIEKKKINLKGAEVY from the coding sequence ATGGGTTTAAAATTTAAAGTAAAAGTACCGGGAACATCGGCTAATATTGGTGTGGGGTATGACTGTTTGGGAGTTGCATTGGATTATTTTTTGGAACTTGAAGTGGAGGAAAGTGATAAAATTGAATTTTTGGAAAATGGGGAGCCGTTTTCGATTCCGATTGAAGAAAATTTAATTTTTGAAGCGATAAAATATACGGAAAAGCATTTGGTAAAAAATATTCCGAGCTATAAGGTAAATATTGTGAAAAATGATATTCCAATTTCACGTGGGCTTGGAAGCAGCTCATCGGCAATCGTTGCTGGGATTCTGATTGCAAACAAATTTGCTGGAGATGTGCTGGATATTAACGAAGTTGCAAAACTTGCTGTGGAAATGGAAGGACATCCTGATAATGTGGTACCCGCAATCTTTGGTGGAATGGTGCTTACTGCACATGATAAGGAAAACCTTGTATACAGTTCATTAATAAACTCTGATGACTTATGTTTCTACGTAATGATTCCAGATTTTAAATTATCAACAGAAAAAGCAAGAAGCGTTCTGCCAAAAATGTACTTGGTTTCTGACGCAATAAACAACATCTCAAAACTGGGATTACTAGTAAACGCCTTTAACAAAGGAGAATACGACAATTTACGTTTCCTTTTAGGCGACAAAATTCACCAGCCTTACAGATTCGCATTAATAAACGATTCAAAAAAAATCTTTGAAGCCTCTAAAAAACATGGTGCTTTGGGAGAATATATAAGCGGTGCAGGGCCTACATTGATTTCATTAAATTATGATAATGAGGAGTTTTTGGAAAATATGAAAAAAGAACTTGCAGAATTGTCGGATAACTGGACTATTGAGAAAAAGAAGATTAATTTGAAGGGTGCGGAGGTTTATTGA
- the serA gene encoding phosphoglycerate dehydrogenase encodes MYRVLVGEYIDDEAIAGLQEARDVKVDVKVGISREEILDIIGEYDALIVRSVIKVDKELLDKAKNLKIVGRAGNGTDNINIPEATAHGVIVANTPDSNTVSACEIAIGLMIASARNIVAANNFIKSGKWEREIFVGNELFEKTLGIIGLGRIGGLVATRMKAFGMKLVAYDPYISDERFKRYSCEKAKTLDELMEKADVITIHTPKTKETVDMINAENLHKLKDGVRLVNAARGGLFNEEAVAEGLRSGKITSFGYDVHTVEPRSECILYEFENAITTPHIGATTYEAQRNVGTQVVKQVLNGLRGEIVETAVNLPAIGREEFLIVKPFINLAEKLGKIYFQIEKTPITNVVLNYYGEIAEQETALVDSTAIKGILEPVLKEEVNYINSKPLAEKRGINISINKKERKYKNYSSAIEFVITNEEGKKIYVVGTIGMNNEERIISIKNHDVDMAISDNMIYLGNDDVPGVIGAVGATLGKENINIATMNVGRRENSAIMLLTVDSEVGGKSLKELRGLSQIKWAYYLDLTI; translated from the coding sequence ATGTATAGAGTATTAGTTGGGGAATATATTGATGATGAAGCGATTGCAGGGCTGCAGGAAGCTAGGGATGTGAAAGTGGATGTGAAAGTCGGGATTTCACGTGAGGAGATTTTGGATATAATTGGCGAATATGATGCTTTGATTGTGAGAAGCGTTATAAAGGTGGATAAGGAACTGCTGGATAAGGCTAAAAATCTGAAAATAGTCGGGCGTGCGGGAAATGGTACAGATAATATCAATATTCCAGAAGCGACTGCACATGGGGTGATTGTGGCAAATACTCCTGACAGCAATACAGTTTCGGCTTGTGAAATTGCAATTGGGCTGATGATTGCGTCTGCGAGAAATATTGTTGCGGCGAATAATTTTATAAAAAGCGGGAAATGGGAAAGAGAGATTTTTGTAGGAAATGAATTGTTTGAAAAGACATTGGGAATTATCGGACTTGGAAGAATTGGTGGACTGGTTGCTACGAGAATGAAGGCGTTTGGGATGAAACTTGTTGCTTATGATCCGTATATTTCAGATGAGCGTTTTAAAAGATATAGTTGTGAAAAGGCTAAAACATTGGATGAATTGATGGAAAAAGCGGATGTGATAACTATTCATACGCCTAAGACTAAAGAAACTGTGGATATGATAAATGCTGAAAATCTTCATAAGCTAAAAGATGGCGTAAGGCTTGTAAATGCTGCACGTGGTGGGCTATTTAACGAAGAGGCTGTGGCTGAAGGATTAAGAAGTGGTAAAATTACGAGTTTTGGATACGATGTTCACACGGTTGAGCCACGTTCTGAATGTATTCTTTATGAATTTGAAAATGCAATTACAACTCCGCATATTGGGGCAACAACTTATGAAGCGCAGCGAAATGTGGGGACTCAGGTTGTGAAGCAGGTATTAAACGGACTTCGTGGGGAAATAGTTGAAACGGCTGTAAATTTGCCTGCGATTGGAAGGGAAGAATTTTTAATTGTAAAACCATTTATAAATCTAGCAGAAAAATTAGGAAAAATTTATTTCCAAATTGAAAAAACTCCAATTACAAATGTTGTGCTTAATTATTATGGAGAAATTGCTGAACAGGAAACTGCACTTGTGGATTCGACGGCAATAAAAGGGATTTTGGAGCCAGTTTTAAAAGAAGAAGTTAATTATATTAACTCAAAGCCGCTTGCTGAAAAAAGAGGAATTAATATTTCAATAAATAAAAAGGAACGTAAATATAAAAACTATTCTTCGGCAATAGAATTTGTAATAACAAATGAGGAAGGTAAAAAAATCTACGTTGTTGGAACAATTGGAATGAACAACGAGGAAAGAATTATCAGCATAAAGAATCATGATGTGGATATGGCAATTTCTGATAATATGATTTATTTAGGAAACGATGATGTGCCAGGAGTTATCGGAGCTGTGGGGGCAACTCTTGGAAAAGAGAATATAAATATTGCCACAATGAACGTTGGTAGACGTGAAAATAGTGCAATTATGCTGCTTACAGTAGATAGTGAAGTTGGTGGAAAATCATTGAAGGAATTAAGAGGGCTTAGTCAGATAAAATGGGCTTATTATTTGGATTTGACAATATAA